A genomic window from Gemmatimonadaceae bacterium includes:
- a CDS encoding site-2 protease family protein has translation MTPEIATGLAFFAVFLFSTTLHEAAHAWAALRGGDPTAYAGGQVSLDPMPHIRREPFGMIILPLLTSVTIGWPMGYASAPYDPRWALKYPNRAAVMALAGPAANFSLVLLCFLAMRALAYAGIFTPPESVSFSQLTATEAGAVWSTLGSFLSIGFSLNLLLGVFNLLPFPPLDGSAAITLLMNKKLTARYQMFVWTTPILGFLGIFLAWRMFPPVFGPVFRAAINLIYPGVTYG, from the coding sequence GTGACGCCCGAGATCGCCACCGGCCTCGCGTTCTTCGCGGTCTTCCTGTTCAGCACCACGCTCCACGAAGCGGCCCACGCCTGGGCGGCGCTGCGCGGCGGCGACCCCACGGCCTATGCCGGCGGACAGGTGTCGCTGGACCCGATGCCGCACATCCGCCGCGAACCGTTCGGGATGATCATCCTGCCGCTGCTCACGTCGGTGACCATCGGCTGGCCGATGGGCTACGCCAGTGCGCCCTACGATCCGCGCTGGGCGCTGAAGTACCCCAACCGGGCCGCAGTGATGGCGCTCGCGGGACCAGCCGCCAACTTCTCGCTCGTGTTGCTCTGCTTCCTCGCGATGCGTGCCCTCGCCTATGCCGGCATCTTCACGCCCCCGGAGTCGGTGAGCTTCAGCCAGCTCACGGCCACGGAGGCCGGCGCGGTCTGGTCCACGCTCGGCAGCTTCCTCAGCATCGGCTTCTCGCTCAACCTGCTGCTCGGCGTGTTCAACCTGCTGCCCTTCCCGCCGCTCGACGGTAGCGCCGCCATCACCTTGCTGATGAACAAGAAGCTCACGGCGCGCTACCAAATGTTCGTCTGGACGACGCCGATCCTCGGCTTCCTCGGCATCTTCCTCGCGTGGCGGATGTTCCCACCCGTGTTCGGACCGGTGTTCCGCGCGGCGATCAACCTGATCTACCCGGGCGTCACCTACGGCTGA
- a CDS encoding CoA pyrophosphatase, with product MTGAGALAPSFTRLRQALAARPAALAERDPPFKEAAVTLVLREGADDLELLLIRRATREGDPWSGQIGLPGGRWAPEDASLEQTALRETREEVGLDITRSGEVLGVLDELRPRTPVLPPIIVRPFVCALREVPALLPSDEVAELRWVRVGALFHPAARVHTSVRVRDIQMRVEAYQLDDFTVWGMTERILSTFEEIWR from the coding sequence TTGACCGGCGCGGGGGCACTCGCGCCGTCGTTCACACGGCTGCGGCAGGCCCTCGCGGCCCGTCCGGCCGCGTTGGCCGAGCGCGACCCGCCGTTCAAGGAAGCGGCGGTGACGCTGGTGCTGCGCGAAGGGGCGGATGACCTCGAGCTGCTCTTGATCCGCCGCGCCACGCGCGAGGGCGATCCGTGGAGTGGACAGATCGGTCTGCCCGGCGGGCGCTGGGCGCCGGAGGATGCCTCGCTCGAGCAGACGGCATTGCGCGAGACGCGCGAGGAAGTCGGGCTGGACATCACCCGCAGCGGCGAAGTGCTAGGCGTGTTGGACGAGCTGCGTCCGCGGACGCCGGTGCTGCCGCCGATCATCGTGCGGCCCTTTGTGTGCGCGCTGCGCGAGGTGCCGGCGCTGCTGCCGAGCGACGAGGTCGCCGAGCTGCGCTGGGTGCGAGTGGGCGCGCTGTTCCATCCGGCGGCGCGCGTGCACACCAGCGTGCGTGTGCGTGACATCCAGATGCGGGTTGAGGCCTATCAACTGGACGACTTCACCGTGTGGGGGATGACCGAGCGCATCCTCTCGACTTTCGAGGAGATCTGGCGATGA
- a CDS encoding phosphatase PAP2 family protein, whose translation MNGSGPMAGPPTARAAWVALGVTSAATATSLLVDRTVYELFNAPGVYDKDLGKLLRVMGFAGTWLFLALAVGLQHDGSEAARTIARRRGWLIFWAPVLSGALAEVLKIVVRRQRPGLNDGAYGFRPWDERTWSGAGLAFPSSHAAVAFGGAFILARLFPRARWVVIVLALGCGVTRIVARAHFVSDVVFAAGLGWLVSWWLWRYRPQAAGSP comes from the coding sequence ATGAACGGGTCTGGGCCGATGGCGGGACCACCGACGGCGCGCGCGGCCTGGGTCGCGCTTGGCGTGACGTCGGCCGCGACCGCGACCTCGCTGCTGGTGGACCGCACGGTGTACGAGCTGTTCAACGCACCCGGCGTGTACGACAAGGACCTCGGCAAGCTGCTGCGCGTGATGGGCTTTGCCGGCACGTGGCTCTTCCTCGCGCTGGCGGTGGGGCTGCAGCACGACGGTTCCGAAGCGGCGCGCACGATCGCGAGGCGACGCGGCTGGCTGATCTTCTGGGCGCCGGTGCTCAGCGGCGCGTTGGCCGAGGTGCTCAAGATCGTGGTCCGCCGGCAGCGGCCGGGACTCAATGACGGCGCCTACGGCTTTCGGCCCTGGGACGAGCGCACGTGGAGCGGCGCCGGGCTGGCCTTCCCAAGTTCGCACGCGGCGGTGGCCTTCGGCGGCGCGTTCATCCTGGCGCGGCTGTTTCCGCGCGCGCGCTGGGTGGTCATCGTGCTCGCGCTGGGCTGCGGCGTGACGCGCATCGTGGCGCGCGCGCACTTCGTCAGCGACGTGGTGTTCGCGGCCGGGCTGGGTTGGCTCGTCAGTTGGTGGCTGTGGCGCTACCGACCTCAAGCCGCAGGATCACCCTGA
- a CDS encoding DUF4377 domain-containing protein, with translation MSRLRIHFSILALAAGLVGCAEPFASRDEVQFTVLEERAACFAPFPTTCYQVIWPGESESKFFSAEIEGFTFEPGVRQHIRVERRRINNPPADGSSYHYRLIRVILRLEVGSATATN, from the coding sequence ATGAGCCGCCTCCGAATCCACTTCAGCATCCTCGCGCTCGCTGCCGGCCTCGTCGGCTGCGCCGAGCCCTTCGCCTCGCGCGACGAAGTCCAGTTCACGGTGTTGGAGGAGCGGGCGGCGTGCTTCGCGCCGTTTCCCACGACCTGCTACCAGGTGATCTGGCCCGGCGAGTCGGAGTCAAAGTTCTTCAGCGCCGAGATTGAAGGATTCACCTTCGAACCCGGGGTGCGGCAGCACATCCGCGTCGAACGCCGCCGCATCAACAACCCGCCGGCCGACGGCTCGTCGTACCACTACCGGTTGATCAGGGTGATCCTGCGGCTTGAGGTCGGTAGCGCCACAGCCACCAACTGA